CAAAAATCTTCGAGGTTATTCAAATGGTcaatgttttgaatttttttaattctgttaTTAGCAACATCAAGTGTTGTTATATCTGGGCAATTATCCAAGCCTTGGATGCATGTTAAGCCATTTTCTGACAAGTAGAGCTGCTCCAGTTTGGTTAgagtttgcaaattttcaatttttgtaagaCGGTTGTCTTGCAGACTGATTACTTTGagatttgtcaaattttcgagattttgtatTGTGGTAATTTTGTTCTtaccgaaaaataaattcgtcaGGTTGTTCAACCCGtctagatttttaatttctcttatTTTGTTATCACCCAGTTCAAGAATGATAAGATTTTTCAAGTGAGATAAATTCTCAATTTCGGATAATCTATTTGATGAAAGGAACAGCTTATCTAATTTGGTCAAATTATCCAGACCCTCCAATTTCTTAATACGATTAAACGAAAGATCCAGGACTCTGAAAACAATGCGAGAAATATTCTAACAATGATATTAAACAATGCTGATTCTTGTTATTAATACAAAGTACAATACTCACTCGAGATTAACAAGCGCATCTAAATTCTCTATAACGGTAATTTGATTATCGCGCAATTCCAGTTCAACTAGTGTAGTTAAAGTATGTAAGTTTTCAATCTTCTTTATCAAGTTCCACGTGAAACATAAACGTTTAACTTTAGTCAGTGGTTGTAAA
Above is a genomic segment from Neodiprion pinetum isolate iyNeoPine1 chromosome 1, iyNeoPine1.2, whole genome shotgun sequence containing:
- the LOC124224694 gene encoding protein phosphatase 1 regulatory subunit 7 isoform X1; protein product: MANNGNYQRIDKEHGEASGEEDSEKEVPEIEDEKPGEILIIDPDTEEVDLNHSRLTKLENLQPLTKVKRLCFTWNLIKKIENLHTLTTLVELELRDNQITVIENLDALVNLEVLDLSFNRIKKLEGLDNLTKLDKLFLSSNRLSEIENLSHLKNLIILELGDNKIREIKNLDGLNNLTNLFFGKNKITTIQNLENLTNLKVISLQDNRLTKIENLQTLTKLEQLYLSENGLTCIQGLDNCPDITTLDVANNRIKKIQNIDHLNNLEDFWMNDNHVEDWATVENLTANKKLQTVYLERNPIAKDPNYRRKMKLLLPWLPQLDATLCR
- the LOC124224694 gene encoding protein phosphatase 1 regulatory subunit 7 isoform X2: MANNDKEHGEASGEEDSEKEVPEIEDEKPGEILIIDPDTEEVDLNHSRLTKLENLQPLTKVKRLCFTWNLIKKIENLHTLTTLVELELRDNQITVIENLDALVNLEVLDLSFNRIKKLEGLDNLTKLDKLFLSSNRLSEIENLSHLKNLIILELGDNKIREIKNLDGLNNLTNLFFGKNKITTIQNLENLTNLKVISLQDNRLTKIENLQTLTKLEQLYLSENGLTCIQGLDNCPDITTLDVANNRIKKIQNIDHLNNLEDFWMNDNHVEDWATVENLTANKKLQTVYLERNPIAKDPNYRRKMKLLLPWLPQLDATLCR